One Candidatus Woesebacteria bacterium genomic window, TGGTTCAGGGTTTAGAATTTAGAATTTTGTTCTTGTGATTTGTGTATTGTAATTTGGTGCTTGGAATTTGTTTGTAATTTGGAACTTGGAACTTGGAATTTTATTCTATGTTCTTTGTTCTATTTATGGTTGCGGTGTTGTTTCAGGCTGTGGAGTGGGAACAGCTTCTGGGCTTGGTGGTGCTGCTTCTTCTGGTAAGTTAACCGGCGGTTCAACTACTTTTTCTGCTTTTTGTGGAGGAGTTAATTCCTCTGGTTTTACTTCGCCAGTTTTACCAGTTTCTTTCTTGGCCTCCTTTTTAGCCTGCAAGTCGTCTAGCTCCTTTTTAACGATCTGCCAGTCGTTTGAGTCTTTCTCAAGCAGACTTAGCGTGTTTGTCATCTCGGCAATGGCTTTATCTGTGTCTCCTTTCTCGCGGTAGGCAACAGCCAAGTTGTAGCGAGCGTTGGCCCAGTCGGGTTTGGCAATAACTGCAAGTTTAAAAGTGTCAATGGCATTTTCATAATCGCCGATGGCAAAGTAAGTGCCTCCTAAGGAAACTCTTAGAAGTGGATTAGCAGGGTCAAGAGCCACAGCTTGCCCCAAAGCTTGGATAGCGAATTGATCTGCACCTTGGGCAAAGGCCATAACTTGCCTATAAAGATTTCCCAAAAGCTCCCAGTTATCTGCTCTTTGCGGATTCAAAGAAACTGCATTCTTGCCTTCTGTGATTGACTCTTGAATCAGCTGGCTTATGGTGTTTTTCTCATCATCTGTAATTTTCTCGCCTTCTTTTTTCTGGGCTATGGATTGTGCTACTAAAAAATCAAGCTGGGCAACCGAGGCATGATAGCGATCAACCTTAGGATTTCTTTGAATTGCCTTGGCGATTTTCTCATAAGCAGTCTTGGCGTCGTTTCTTTTGACAGCATCTAAGGCCTGTTTGAAATAGTATTCAGCCGATACAGTTTTTGCTCCAAAATAGAAAAAGACAATTACTCCAATAATAAGAGGAAGGCTGACAAGAAGAGAAGCCATAATTGATGTTTGTCTTTCTTTTTCTTGCACAGCCTCAAAGTTAAAGACAACCTTTTTACTTTTTGAATTCAAGGCAAGATAGGAAAAGAAGACTAAAAGAGCAGGGAGGTAAGGACCGCTTACAAAAAGGGCAAGAAGCGAAAGCGCAAGGCCTATTTTCAAGAAATCAAATTGTATTTCATCTTGGTTTTCTGTTGTATCTCCCTTTTTGGCCGTTAAGATTCTGAAAACAACAAGGCCAAGAAGGATGATGGCAAAAAGCCCCAAAAGACCAG contains:
- a CDS encoding Adenylate cyclase; this translates as MDKSLKTIEKYLVLLTALVSPILVLPVFPDYFNTPKLVFLASFVGILILVKAAQIIATQKLEIFTSSSGLPILLLVIAYLVSAIIKTPNKAEAFFVPGTATLIASLAFFYLFTSQGKENKSFLSIGLVTAGFLASLVSLVSLAGINKNLNFLPEFAKSENFSLLGSSLLSFIFFASLIPLILNLLIKDNKIAKKIILSISLLVITASAAGNLYLILPGKKNSPKLPPTKISWEIAIDSIKDSPLFGAGAGNYLTAFNRFRPVAYNSLDIWQIKFTNSQNFFLHAITETGLLGLFAIILLGLVVFRILTAKKGDTTENQDEIQFDFLKIGLALSLLALFVSGPYLPALLVFFSYLALNSKSKKVVFNFEAVQEKERQTSIMASLLVSLPLIIGVIVFFYFGAKTVSAEYYFKQALDAVKRNDAKTAYEKIAKAIQRNPKVDRYHASVAQLDFLVAQSIAQKKEGEKITDDEKNTISQLIQESITEGKNAVSLNPQRADNWELLGNLYRQVMAFAQGADQFAIQALGQAVALDPANPLLRVSLGGTYFAIGDYENAIDTFKLAVIAKPDWANARYNLAVAYREKGDTDKAIAEMTNTLSLLEKDSNDWQIVKKELDDLQAKKEAKKETGKTGEVKPEELTPPQKAEKVVEPPVNLPEEAAPPSPEAVPTPQPETTPQP